The window AGAGTAATGAAGAAGTTTAGAGATCTTAAATTACAGTTTTTAGTAGCAACTGATATAGCTGCTAGAGGCCTTGATATAGATGGTATGAGTTATGTATTTAATTATGATATACCAGAAGATGCTGAGAGCTATATACATCGTATAGGAAGAACTGGTCGTGCTGGTAAAGATGGAGTTGCTATTACTTTCGTTGCTCCTAAAGATCAAAATCTACTTACTGATATAGAGCAAGGAATAGAGATGAAAATACAAAAGCAAAGATATGAAAAAGATGGTAGTGACAATTCTTTTGTAGAGGTGAAAAAAGCATCTAAGCCTAAGAAAAAAGAATTTCATAAAAAAGGAACTGATTTTAAGAGAAAAGGCAATAAGTTTGGTAAAAACAAAAGAACTAAAAGATAGATATAAAGTGAAACTTAATTCAGATGGAGTTTTTACTCCAACTGAATTTCTAGTTGAACCAATCCAGAAGCTGTAGAGTTCTTATCTCCAGCCTTAAGAGGATGGAGATTTAGAACTCTTAGCTTTCGGATAAAAAATATATTAGTTATAAAAAAATATAAATGTCATATATTTACAATATAGATTTTTTTCACGAAGGGGAGAAATGGAATGATTAAATTCAAATCATGCTTATTGTATTTATTGGTATTTATATTTTTTTTGTCTTCAATATCTTATGGACAGCCTATTACAAATGCTCAAATTGTTACTGAAAAGCAGACAGAGTTTACAGGGAATTTACTAAAATTCAAGGTTTTATGTGAAGGAAGCAATATGCAGTATAAGTGGAGCATATTAAAGGATTCATGTGTTATTTATACAAAAGATTATAGTGAAAGTAATATGTTTGAATATCCTGTTACATCTGAAGGTATTTATTATGTAGGGGTTAGTATCAAAGATGTAGAGGGAAATATTGTAACTTGTGAATCACAAAAGGTAAGTGTGGTAGATAAAATAAAAATAGAGACTCCGAAGGTAGAAGTAGAGCCTACTAAGGTAAAAACAGCAGAAGAAATAGAGATAGAAAATGTACAAGCTTATGTAAATGAGACTAAGAAATTGACTAGTCAAACTGATAGACTTATATGGGTGGATACTGCTAAAAATATGGTATATATATTTAAAGGTAAATCTAAAGAGTGGCAACTTGAAAAGAAGATGGTTTGTACGGATGGTAAAGACTCTACACCGACTATTAAGGGAGATTTTAGTGTCAAGAGTAGGGCGCCATGGCTAATTTCATACAGCGGAAAGGTAAGAGCTAAATACAAGGTCAATTTCTACGGAAATTATTATTTTCATTCAATATTATTTAATTCAAAAGGAACAAGAGTTGTCGATTCAAGACTTGGAAAATCTTTATCACATGGATGTATAAGACTTAGTGTTGAGGATGCAAAGTGGATATATGATTATATACCTGATAAAACTGCTGTTCATATAAGTTAATTTAGCCTGTGATTTCACAGGCTTTTTTGTTTAGAAAAAATTTGTGCCTATATCGAAAATGATAGATATTAAAATACCGCTAATTAATCAATATTTTAATAGAACTAGGATTTAGTCTTATTAAATATATTAAAACTTCTTAAACACCTAAATCGAGTTTTATAGAATCTAGGTTTTAAATTGATGGTATTAGATCATTAAATAATTTAGTACATATATTTCCATTGAAATTGTTATAAAATTTAGATATTATTAAATTAGGAATATAAAGGGAGATTGATAGTATGAATGTGCGAGAAATATATAATCAAAAAATTACTGAAATAGAATCAAGACTTCCTGTTTCTATTAGAAAAAATACAGTGAATAGAATTAACTCTAGTAAGGATAAAAATAATAATTTTAATAACATTTTAAAAGAACATACAAATAAATTAAGTAATATAAAAAATAAAAATTTAAGAAAATCAGAGTCGATAAAGAATAATGTAATTGATTTTTCCAAAAAATATTTAAATGTTCCTTATGTTTGGGGAGGAAATACTCCTAAAGGATTTGATTGCTCTGGGTTTACAAAATACGTAATGAAGCATTTTGGAATTGATATCAATAGAGTTTCAAAAGATCAAGCTAAGAATGGTAAGTTTATTCCTAAAAAAGAGTTAAAAACTGGAGACTTAGTTTTTTTTGATACTAAAGGAAATGGTGTATCCCATGTAGGTATGTATATTGGAGATGACAAGTTTATACACGCTTCATCAAAATATAAAAAAGTAGTTATATCGCCTTTAAATGAAGGTTATTACTCTGAAACTTATGTTACAGGAAGAAGAGTTTTGAATTCATAACATTTGCTAAAAAGCAGATGTTTTTTTTATTGTATAACGAATATCACAGGTTATACCTGTGGTTCTAAAAAGCTTATAGCCATGTGTAGAAAAAAATAGAACCTCCAATGTAGAATGGAATTAGGTTTGACGACCAAAACCATTACAAAGGAGGTTCATTCAATATGTATAATAGTGGTTTAGCACATACAAAGTGGAATTGTAAATATCATATAGTTTTTGCACCAAAGTACAGAATACAAGTAATATATGGAAATATTAAGGCTGATATAGGAAAAATACTTAGAAAACTATGGCGACCATATGGCATTTTTAGGGAATGTAAAGATATGGTATAATAATTCTACCTAAAACTACAAGGGGGATTATCGTATGAAGTTGAGTAAGAATAAAATATCTATAATTGTAATAGATTTACTTATATTATTTTTAATTTATTATTCAAATAACTATATAGACAAGCATAAAGATATGAAAAAAGCTGTTAATCAAAATATATATTATAATTTAGAATATTTTAAAGAAGAACTTCAAGATTTAAATAAGAACATATCTAGTGTTTTAACGGTTAAGGACAATTATAATAACAAAGAATTTATATCTAGAGGTGTAATTAGGAGTTATTCAAGATGTAACAATATGGTAGGAAAAATAAATGGTAAATATTATGATGATAATTATATATGGGATATATATAGAACTGTAAATGAAAATATAGAATCTATAATAAGTGATAATATTATAGATGATACAGAACGACAGTATTTAACAACACTTGAGGAGTATAACAATGAACTTTTAAAAGAATGTAAAAAAATAATGGGCAAATTATATGATGAGGGTTTTTATGATTACAACTACCAAAAGAAAATAGAGAAAAAAATACTTAAAACTCAAAGTGAATTTTCTAAAAAAGCAGATGAAATCTTAGATCAAGAGAAGTATAAGATTCTTATAGATTATAAATTAAAAAATGAAGTCGGTGAAAATAGAGAAGAGAATTTTGAGCAAATAAAAAAATATTGTGAAGAGATATTTTCGAAAGTTATACGAGATGATATTCTTGAATATGATATCAAAAATAATAATAAACCGGAGTATGTATTTAATACTCCTCAAGAAGAATTTGAGTCACAAAATAAATTTCATGATAAGCCAAAATATCAATTGAATTACGATAAATCAACCAAAGCAATTAAAATAAGTACAGTTAGATATACAATATATGCTTCTGATAAAAAATATAACGAACAGGAGCTATATAACACAGCTCAAAATACAGTAAGTAAGTTCATAGATAAGGTTTATTTATATGATAAAAATATAAGGTATGATGAAAAGATTTTAAAGGATATAACATATAAATATATACAAAAAGATAATGACGTATATTATGAAGGCAGTGAAATATACATAACTATCAATAAAAATAAGATAATAACTGATTTTTATATAGGAAATTTAAACAAAAATATAATTTCTCCATCTATAACTAAGAAAGATATTGAAAATAAAATAGATGGGGAGATACTAGATATTATAACTATTGCAAATACAAAAGGAAAAGTAGAGTACGAGGCTCATATAAAAGATAATAATATAATATATTCGGCAGTGTTTGATGGATATGATGGAAGTCTTAAATATTATGGAACTGATATTAGAGATTATGGTAAAATCATCGAATAGGCCTAACAGGAAAAAATAAAAATAATACCACTTTTTTATACTAGATTACTTTCTTAATATAGTAATTATTTTATAAAAATAGGGTATTATTTTTTTGCTTTCAGATAAGTATTGAATTTATTAAATGTAAAATATTACAAAAAATCAATTGAGATTTAATTGTAAACTTAAAAATGAAAGAGGTTGACAATAGTGATTTAACTATGTAAAATAACATCGTAAAGAAATGTTTGGTAAAAGGAGAGAATAATAATATGAAAATTAAAACTAGAGACATGATTTTGATTCCAATGTTTGCTGCTTTAACTGCAATAGGTGCATTTATAAAAATACCTATACCAATGGTTCCATTCACTTTGCAATATCTATTCTGTGCATATTCAGGAGTTTTTTTAGGGGCTAAGCATGGGTTATATTCACAATTACTATACGTTATTATCGGACTTATAGGAATTCCTATTTTTGCTAATGGAGGAGGACCTACATATATCTTTCAGCCTACATTTGGATACTTATTAGGATTTATAGTATGTTCTTATGTAATTGGTAGATCAACTGAGAAATTAAAAGACATTACTTTTATAAAAATACTTAGACCAGTATTACTGGGATTATTTTGGGTTTATGTAATAGGTGTTTCTTATCTTTATATGATTATTAATATTTATCTTAAAAAAGCAATGACAGTAAAATCAGCAATATTAGTAGGGTTTGTACCATATATAGTTTCAGATTTAATTCTCAGTGTAATAATAGCGTATTCAGCTGTTCGTGTGATACCAATATTAAGAAAAACAAATTTGACTGAAAATCAAATATTAAAAAATCAAGCAGAATAGTTATTTTAATCTATCTAAATTATATTTTGAGTGGAGTGATATAATATGAAAAAATTTATTGAAGAAGTAACACAAAAAGTTTTAGATGGTAAGCAAATAACGTATGATGAAGCATTAAAAATAATCGATATAGATGAAAATGATATTGAAATTCTAGACTTATTTTTTTTAGGAGCAAATAAAATAAGAGAAAAATATGTAGGTAATAAGGTTGAATTATGTACAATAATGAATGCAAAATCAGGTAGATGTTCTGAGGATTGTAAGTATTGTGCTCAATCAGTTTATTACAATACAGGTGTTACAGAATATGACTTATTAAACTATGATGAAATTTTAGAAAGAGCTTTAGAAGTTCAAGCTCTAGGAGTTCACAAATTTTCATTAGTTACTAGCGGTAGAGGTATAAGCTGTGAGACAGAAATGGATAGATTAGTAGAAATATATAGCAGACTTAAAGCAGACACAGATCTTAAGTTATGTGCATCACATGGAATATTAACATTTGAACAATTATTAAAGCTTAAAGAAGCAGGGGTAAGTACATATCATCATAATGTAGAGACTAGCAGTTATAACTATAAAAATATATGTACGACTCATGATTATGAAGACAGAATAGAAACTATAAAAAATGCTGTAAAAGCAGATCTTGAAGTTTGTTGTGGTGGGAATTTTAGCATGGGGGAATCCAAAGAAGATAGAGTGAAAATGGCATTTGAAATTAAATCTTTAAAAATAAATTCAATACCGCTTAATATACTAATGCCGATAAAAGGAACTCCATATCAAGATTTAAAAGTTATATCTCCATTAGAAATTCTTAAGAGTATGGCATTATTTAGATATATTAACCCAAATTCATATATTAGATATGCTGGAGGTAGAGTGGGATTAAAAGATAAACAGAGCTTAGGATTTAAAGCAGGAGTGAATGCTGCATTAGTAGGGAATTTTTTAACTACAATAGGAAGTAATGTTGAAGATGACAAAGAAATGATAGTTAATGCTGGATTAGAGATATAAGGGAATAAGGGGGGAGTTTTTTGAATAAAGGTGTTTTTGTATTAGGTACCGATACTGATGTTGGAAAAACATTTGTAACAGCAGGGATAAACTATATTTTAAGAAAAAATAACTTTAATGCTATTAGCTTGAAACCTGTGCAAAGTGGGGGAATAGTAAAAGATAATAAACTAATATCAGGTGATATTGAATTTATTAAAAAAATAGCTGAGGTTAAAGAAGACTATGAAATAATGAATTGCTATTGCTTCAAAGAAGCAGTATCTCCACATCTTGCATCTGAAATAGAAAATGTTTGTATAGATAAAAATAGAATAATAAATCATTATAAAAAACTATATGAAAAATATGATTTTTGCATAGTAGAAGGGGCAGGGGGTAGTATAGTTCCGTTAATAAGAGATGAATATTACATTTATGATCTTGTAAAGGATTTAAATATCCCTGTAGTTATAGTAACAACAATAGGAGTAGGAACTATTAATCAAACTGTACTAACCGTGAGTTTCCTAAAAAGTTTAGGAATACAAATAAGAGGATTAATAATAAATAAATATACTGGTACTTATTATGAAGATGACAATATAGAGGTTATTAAGTCTATAACAGGATTAGATATAATTGCTGTAATAAATAAATTGGATTTAGATGGAAAAGAAGGATTTATTTCAAAAGCTAGAAAAGAATTTGATAAGAACCTACATATAGATAAATTATTGAATTTGGTTATAAGAAAAGATGGGGGAGATTACAGTGAATAAAATGAATGAACTTCAAAGAAAAGATTTAAAATATATATGGCATCCATGTTCTCAAATGAAAGACTATGAAACATTTGATCCTATAGTTATAAAACGAGGAGAAGGAGTTTTTTTAGAGGATATGAATGGGAAAAGATATTTAGATGCTGTTTCATCATGGTGGGTAAATTTATTCGGACATTCTAATAAAAGAATAAATGAAGCTCTATACAAGCAAGCTAATAAGCTTGAACATGTTATGCTTGCAAATTTTTCTCATGAACCAGCTATTGAACTGGCTGAGAAAATAGTGAATGTAACACCAGATGGCTTAAACAAGATTTTTTTTGGTGATAACGGATCTTCAGCAGTAGAGATAGCTTTAAAGTTGAGCTTTCAATATCATCAACAAATAGGAAAAAACAAAAAAACAAAATTCGTTAAGATATCTGATGCTTATCATGGAGAAACACTAGGTGCTTTATCAGTTTGTGATGTTGAGCTTTATAATAAGGTATTTAATCCGTTGTTATTAGATGTTATTAAAGCACAAGGGCCTGATTGTTATAGATGTCCTTATGGATTATGCAGAGAAAATTGTAGAGCTGAGTGCTTTGAGAAAATGGAAAAAACTATTGAAAAGCAACATGAAGAAATAAGCGCTATAATAATAGAACCTATGGTACAAGGGGCAGCAGGTATGAAAATATACTCTCCAGAATATCTAAAAAAACTAAGAAAACTATGTGATGAATATGAGATTAACTTAATAGCGGATGAAGTAGCAGTAGGGTTTGGAAGAACTGGAAAGATGTTCGCATGTGAGAATGCTGGAATTTCACCAGATATTATGTGTTTATCTAAAGGTCTAACGGCAGGGTATATGCCTCTAGCATTAACTTTGATGACTGATAAAATATATAATGCTTTTTATGATGATTATTCAAAGTTAAAGGCTTTCTTACATAGTCATAGTTATTCTGGAAACGCATTGGGATGTTCTATTGCAGTAGAGACACTTAATATATTTAAAGATGAAAATGTGGTTGAGAATAATATAATTAAATCTAATTTATTAAGAGAAAAAGTAGGAAATATACTAGATGAACTACCTCATGTTGGAGAATATAGACAATTGGGTATGATAGGAGCTATTGAACTTGTTAAAAATAAAGAAACTAAAGAAGGATTTGACTGGAAGAGTAGAGTTGGTTATAACATTTATAAAATAGCTCTTAAAAAAGGAGTATTGTTAAGACCATTAGGAAATGTAATATACTTTATGCCACCTTATGTTATTGATAATAAAGAAATGGATTTAATGGTTAATACAGCTAGGGATTCGATACTAGAATTTTTTAATCTATAGTAAAGATATTCTTATCTATCAAAATATAAAGTAAAACTTAATTCAGATGGAGCTTTTACTCCATCTGAATTTTAAATTATATATCTTGCTTAAATGAAGGTTGTTTTGAATATTCATTATAACCTTTATTATCATAAATAGCTTTTTCTTTTTTATGTTTTTTTTCCTCGTCTTTTTGCATATCAACAATCATAATAATATCTGAAAAGCTGATATTCTCTACTTGAGATAAAATTGATGGATCTACATCTTTTAAAGAAATTGTTTTTACACATTGCATAGTGACACCATCTTTTACAAGATATACTTTTATCAAACCACCTTCTAAAACGTATTTATAGCTCTTAGTTTTTGGTTCATTTAGATTAATCATTTGAGTCTCAAAAACTTTTTCTTTTTTAGCATCTTCTTTTATTTGATCAGTACTTTTATTGTTTAAAGAGGTTAAGTTATTCTGATAATTGAGTTGGGCAAAAGGGACTTTCATCATATCTAAAATTTCCTTTCTTAAACTGAAATTAACATTCATAACTTATTATCGGTGTTAAGGATAATAATCTTTAATATATTGGTATTATTGTAAAAAAATGATTGTATTGAATAAAAAAAGTGTGCTCAATTCATTAAAAATTTAATGAAAGAACACACTTTTTCATTTACTATGAATTTAAAATCTTCATATAAGCATAATCAAGAGCAGATTCTATATTATTACCTTGCTTTCCACCACCTTGAGCAGAAAATTCATTTCCGCCACCTCTACCATCGATAAGCGTAATAGCATCTTTTAACAATTCATTCATGTTATAATTTTTTATATTTTTAGACTTCATAAATAATAAGTTGGATTTATCCTCAGCCTTAACTCCAAGTAGCGCTATAACATTATCAAAAGAAGTAAGCTTTGAACTTATAAGGTTTACAGTTTTTACACTTTCATTATCATAAACTTTTTTTATAATCTTCATTCCTTTAGTATCTTCGCAGTTTCTAAGCATATCTTCTATTTCATAATCTGCTATTTTGGATTTTAATTTATTATTTTCAGATAAAGCTTTCTTGAATTCTTTAGTTAGTTTTTCTATTTGAATTAAAGCAGCTTCAGTATCACAAGTTAAACTTGAGCATACTGTAGATGTAAAGTCACTTTTATTAAAATAATCTTTTATAGCACGATCTCCACATAAGAATTCTATTCTTGTACAATCTTTATATTTTTCCCATTTAGTTATCTTTATAACTTGAACTTCAATAGTAGAACTTGGGTGAATTCCACAACATGCATTGACATCAAGATCATCAATTTTAACTATTCTTATTGGACCATCAACATTTGATGGCATCTTTCTTATATTCATTTTTTTAAGTTCTGATCTTGTAGGATATAAAAATTCTAAAGATATATTTTGAAGTATTATATCATTAGCAAGTTTTTCTACTTTCTCTATTTCAGACTTATCAAGAAACTTTTGAATATCTACCGTACAATGATTTTTTCCCAAATGAAATCCAACAGTAGGAGCGCCCAGTAATTTTACAAAACAAGCTGATAGAATATGTTGACCTAGATGCTGTTGCATATGGTCAAATCTTCTATCCCAATCTATTGAACATTTGACTTTGTTTTTTTTATTAGGCTTTTTATCTGCAACATGATATATATGATTGTCTTCTTCGTATACATAAGTTATTTTTACATCTTCAATAAATCCAGTATCACTAGGTTGACCTCCGCCTTCTGGATAAAAGCAAGTTTTGTCTAGTTCTATATGAAATTTACCTTCTTTTTCAATTACGTTTACTGTATTTGCAGTAAAAGATTTTTGGTATTGATCTTCATAAAAAAGTTTTTCCAATTAAACTACCTCCTTTAGTATATCCGAAAGCTAAGAGTTCTAAGACTCCATCTTCTTAAGTATGGAGATAAGAACTCTACAGCTTCTGGATTAGTTTAACTAAAAATTCAGATGGAGTAAAAATTCCATCTGAATTAAGTTTAACTTTATAGATATCATTGTACTATAAGTATATATGTTTTTGAATAAAGATTTTCTAATAAGGAAAACTTATACTATTAAGTAATTTAAAAAGGAGGATCAAAAATGGAAAATGAAAACTGTGTAAAAGTAATTCCTCTAGGAGGTCTTGGAGAAATTGGTAAAAATATTACTGCATTTGAATATGAAGATGAGATTGTGGTTGTAGATTGTGGTATAGCTTTTCCTGATGAAGATATGTACGGAGTTGATATGATAATTCCAGATATAAGCTACTTATTAAAAAATCAAGAAAAGGTAAAGGGGATATTTATAACTCATGGGCATGAAGATCATATAGGAGCTATACCTTATATACTAAAACAACTCAATGTTCCCCTTTACGGTACTAAGCTGACACTTGGTATAATAGAGAATAAACTCAAAGAGCACAATCTATTATCAAGCTGTACTCTTAATTCAGTTAATGCTTCAGATGTTGTAAAGTTAAATCATTTTAAAATGGAATTTATAAGAGCTACTCACAGTATAGCAGATTCTTGTAGTATAGCTATTCATACTCCTGTTGGAACTATACTTCATACAGGTGATTTTAAGATAGATTATACACCTATAGATTACCTTCCTATGGATTTAAAAAGGATTGCAGAACTTGGAAATGAGGGTATACTTCTTCTTATGGCAGACAGCACAAATGTAGAGAGAAAAGGACATACATTATCAGAAAAATCAATAGGAGAAACATTGATTAGAATTTTAAGACGTGCAAGAGGAAGAGTTATAGTAGCTACATTTGCTTCCAATGTGCATAGAATGCAGCAAATAATAAATGCATCTATAAGGTACAGTAGAAAGGTAGCGTTTAGTGGAAGAAGTATGGTCAATATATCTCAGGTTGCAAGAGAATTGGGATATCTTCATATACCAGATGAATATATAATAGATGTAGATGAAATAGACGATTATGAAGATGAGAATATAACTATAATAACGACTGGAAGCCAAGGAGAGCCTATGGCTGGTCTTTCTAGAATAGCTTTTGATAACCACAGACAGATAAAGATAAAGCCAAACGATTTATATATAGTATCTGCATCTCCAATACCTGGGAATGACAAGCTTATATCTAAAGTTATAAATGAATTGTATAGAAAAAATGTAGAGGTTATATACAAGGATTTAGAAGATGTTCATGTATCTGGACATGCATTTCAAGAAGAATTAAAGCTTATGCATTCTTTGACTACACCTAAGTATTTTATGCCTGTTCATGGTGAATATAGACATTTAAAACATCATGCAAATCTTGCAAATAAACTTGGAATGAATAGAAATGATATATTCACATTAGAAACAGGAGATGTACTAAAGCTATCAAAAGATAAAGCTGAAAAAGGTGCCAAAGTTAGAACTGGAAGTGTATTTGTAGACGGTCTAGGAGTTGGAGATGTAGGTAATGTAGTTCTTAGAGATAGAAGAAATTTAGCTCAAGATGGAATGATGAATATAGTTGTTACAATAGAAAAAGAGACTCATAGTGTAATAGCAGGCCCTGATATAATAAGTAGGGGATTTGTATACGTTAAAGAATCAGAGGAATTAATAAATTCAGTCAAAGAAATTGCAGCTAGGGAACTTGATAGATGTTTAGAAAACAATATAACAGAGTGGTATGCACTTAAAAGAAATATGAAAAAATCAATAGAGAGATATTTATACGAAAAGACAAAGAGAAGACCATATGTAATACCTATAATAATGGAAATTTAAGATTAATAAAGCTAGATTGTAGGTGAAAAATGGAGATTATCAAAATACCGCTCATGTATTAAATATTTCAAATAAAACTAAGCATTACGTCTTATTGAATATCCTAAAAGTTCTAAACTCCCATTAGTCAGACAACGAACTTTCTTAACGGATATTCAAACAACGTAATACAAGTTTTATATAGAAATATTTAAATCATTCGCTAACATTTTAATAATCTCTATTTTAATATATTCTCATAACATATAAATGTATCTTCTTTTCCTTGGAATTTAACTGTACCTATAGGATTGAATCCACATTTTTTAAATAAATTATCCATTTTATCATTTGAAGAATGAGTATCAGTTTTTATATGGTTTATATTTTTATCTATAGATATTTCTTTTGCAAAGTTTATCAACTTTGTACCTATTCCTCTTCTTCTGAATTTAGGATTAACAGCCATTCTATGAATAACAGCTGCTTTTTCGTTTAAAGACCAATCTAGTTCATCGTATTCTTTTGCTTCGTTATAGTCTACACATATAAATCCAGCTATATCTCCATCAATTTCTTTTATATATAAAGTTTCGTTATTTATATCATTTTCAAATGTGTTTTTATTAGGATAATTATTATCCCACTGATAGTTATCAGATGAATTCATATCTTTTACAGTTTCTTTTATTATGCCCATAATAGTATCTAAATCATTTAAACTAGCTTTTCTCATAATATTAAACTCTCCTCGTATATTATTATTACAAGTAGTATAGCAAATAAGGATATATACTTGCAAGTATAGAGCTGTAGTTGTGTATAAAGCCCACCAAATTGATAATAATAAAAATATTATTATATATAGGGGTGATTAAAATAGAACTTATTAAAAACTATAAGCTAAAACAGGAAAATGGAGAGTATTTATTAGTAATATACTTAAATAATATTAATACAGAGTTTGCAGATGAGTTAGATAAAATAAAAGAAAATAACAATCCTCAATTTATAGATAAAGTACATGAATATATAAAAACTCAATTTCCTAATCTTAAAATAGCTATTTGTAAAGTTATGCTAGGATCTATGTTGGTTACATCATTCAGTGTTCCAAATACAGAAGTATTTGCAGCTACTGACCAAGCTACTACAAGTCAAACTTCCTTTATAGATTATAAAGTTCAAAGTGGAGATAGCTTATGGTCTATTGCTAATAAATTTAACGTAACTATTAGTGAAATAAAATCTCTAAATAATTTAACAAGTGATACTATATATATTGATCAAAATTTGAAGATACCATCTAATAATGTCTATCTCGTAAAATCAGGAGATACACTATATAAATTAGCTATGACT is drawn from Tepidibacter hydrothermalis and contains these coding sequences:
- a CDS encoding ribonuclease J, with translation MENENCVKVIPLGGLGEIGKNITAFEYEDEIVVVDCGIAFPDEDMYGVDMIIPDISYLLKNQEKVKGIFITHGHEDHIGAIPYILKQLNVPLYGTKLTLGIIENKLKEHNLLSSCTLNSVNASDVVKLNHFKMEFIRATHSIADSCSIAIHTPVGTILHTGDFKIDYTPIDYLPMDLKRIAELGNEGILLLMADSTNVERKGHTLSEKSIGETLIRILRRARGRVIVATFASNVHRMQQIINASIRYSRKVAFSGRSMVNISQVARELGYLHIPDEYIIDVDEIDDYEDENITIITTGSQGEPMAGLSRIAFDNHRQIKIKPNDLYIVSASPIPGNDKLISKVINELYRKNVEVIYKDLEDVHVSGHAFQEELKLMHSLTTPKYFMPVHGEYRHLKHHANLANKLGMNRNDIFTLETGDVLKLSKDKAEKGAKVRTGSVFVDGLGVGDVGNVVLRDRRNLAQDGMMNIVVTIEKETHSVIAGPDIISRGFVYVKESEELINSVKEIAARELDRCLENNITEWYALKRNMKKSIERYLYEKTKRRPYVIPIIMEI
- a CDS encoding GNAT family N-acetyltransferase, coding for MRKASLNDLDTIMGIIKETVKDMNSSDNYQWDNNYPNKNTFENDINNETLYIKEIDGDIAGFICVDYNEAKEYDELDWSLNEKAAVIHRMAVNPKFRRRGIGTKLINFAKEISIDKNINHIKTDTHSSNDKMDNLFKKCGFNPIGTVKFQGKEDTFICYENILK